From Paenibacillus sp. PL2-23:
TACAATGCGCTGCGCACGAAGCGCTCATAACGGTTACCTAATGGCACCCTGGCGGGTGCCATTTTTTTCGGGCGAATTTCCGCAGAACCATTGGAAGCTCGCCTATTATTTTAGCAAGAAACCTGTCGAATAATGTCTATTCTTGTAGGTTTATGAGACGCCTTCTGCTAACATAGAGAGAGGGATGAGTTGAACCCTGGGAAGGCTGACAGCTATGAGCTATAATCTCTATTTATCCGTAATGCTGATGGCTGCCACGGGCTGCTCGCTTATATTGGCTTATCTATGCTGGCAGCGGCGGGAGCAGCCTATTGCCATCAGCTATGGCCTGGGCTTGCTGACCGGAGCCTTCTATTCCATGGGCTATGCGTTTGAAATTGTGAGCACCAATCTGGAGCAGATACGCTTCTGGCTTCGCATCGAATATTTGGGTATTCCTTTCGGCACGGTATTCTGGTTTCTTCTTGTTCTTCAATATACGGGACGTCAAGCTCTAGTGCGCCGAAGGCTTGTAATCCTGCTGCTGATTGTTCCTGCCATTACCTTCATCGCTCACTACACCAATGAATGGCATCACTGGTTCTATACAAGCATGTCCTTGAATATGTCGGAGGGCTTCCCCACCGTCGTGCTGGAGAAGGGTCCGCTTTATTATCTTCATGTCTTCTTTTCGTATATCCTGTTTGTCATCGGGATGGTCATGCTGGTGCAAATGTTCAGAAAAGCGACACCAAGCTTGAAGAAGCAGGTCGGCTTTATGATTATCGGCTCCTGGGGACCGTACGGCTTCACGCTGATCTACTTAAGCGGCATCATGTATATGCCCATTGATTTTTCACCGTTTGGCTTTTTGTTTTCTGGCGTATTTTATTTGTGGGGCATCTATCAGTTTAATATGCTTCGGTTGGCGCCGCTGGCGCTGCAGAAAGTGTTTGGCACAATGAAGGATGCTGTTATGGTGTTCGATATGGACCATAGCTTAACCAGCTATAATCAGTCCGCTGCGGGGATCATTGCCAGCTTGGATCAGAACTGGATCGGCGCGCCGGCCCCCCGCGTATTCGGCGAGCATCCCGTTCTGCTGGATAAGCTGCGGTCCGTTCCTTCTTTTACAGGGAAAGTACAGCTCGGCATGCAGGGGGAAGACCGATTCTACCATGTGCATATCACCATCATTGCCGATCGGAAGCAGAAGCCGGTTGGTAAAGTGATGCTTCTTAGCGATGTGACGGAGACGGTGCGATACGAGGAGAAGCTGCTCGACAGCGCCAAGCAGCTCAGCGAGCTGAACCTGTTCAAGGATAAGATGTTTAATAGAGTCGCACATGATATTCGCAATCCGCTTGCCGTCCTCGTGAACCTGATGGAGCTGATGGAGGATGAGCTGCGGGAATGCGGAGAGCGCCATAGCGGAATGGCACAGGAGATGAGCCGTCAAATTCATCACACGTTTATTCTGGTGGAGGGCTTATTGGACTGGTTCCACAGCCAGAAGGGCGGCATGCTGCTGCACCCGCATGAGGTCAACCTCGCGGCCGTGGTGGAGGCGAGTATGGCCTTGCTTGGTGTGCGAAGCGAGGCTAAGGGGATTGGCGTGGTCTCCCAGATCCCGGAGGATATGCGCCTGTTGTGCGACCCGGAGATGCTGGCATTTATTATTCGCAATCTGCTGACTAATGCAATCAAATTCACCGATGCAGGCGGTCGTGTCAGCGTGAAAGCGGAGAGGGCAGAGCCTCTGATCATCGTTGCGATCAGCGATACGGGGGAAGGAATAGATCCCGATCAAGCGAGGGCCTTATGGCAGGAAGGCTATTCCATGTCTTCGGCTGGCACAGCCGGTGAGAGGGGCATCGGTCTGGGACTCGCCATATGCAAGGAGTTTGTGCGTCTGAACGGAGGAGATATCTGGGTGGAGAGCAGCCCTGGGCTGGGTAGCACGTTTTATTTCTCCCTCCCTGCGTCAAGGGTGGAGCAGACTCGACAGGCGGACTAGCGTGGAAGGAGAGATGGCATGAAGGTCATTCTTATTGATGATGAGAAAGCCATGCATATCATTATGACCAGAATGCTCGCCAAGCTGGATGACAAGCTTGAGGTTGCGGGCTGCTTTACCGATACGGCTTCCGCGTATGCTTATCTGACAAGCCATGAAGTGGATCTGGTCTTCGTCGATATTAGCATGCCGCGGGAGAGCGGGCTGGCGTTTGCTGGGAGGCTGCGTGATGCGGGCAAGCACACGAGGCTTGTCTTCGTGACGTCGCACAAGCAATATGCGCTTACCGCCTTCGATGTGTACGCGTTTGATTATATTGTTAAGCCGATTGGGCTGGAACGGCTGGGGCAGACGATTAAACGAGCGATGGGGGAGCTTCAGGCGGAGGTGCGATTGGCGGAGAAGGCGGAGGCTGCTGCTCCGGATATTCGCTTCAACTGCCTGGGCGGCATGGATATACAGAGCGCGCAAGGACTGCGAGCCAAGTGGAAATCAAGCAAAAGCATGGAGCTGTTCGGCTATTTGCTGCTGCACAGGGGCAGGCTGGTATCGAGAGCCCGGCTGATTGAGGATATGTTCGGCGATATGCCGCTCAAGAATGCCGAAGTCTATCTCAATACGACCGTGTATCAGCTGCGCAAGGTGCTGCAGAGCTTTGGGCTGAAGGAAAGCCTGATATCAGACAGCTACCATTATGCACTGAATCTCAACGAAGTGAAGGTGGATCTGTTCGAATTCGAGGCAGGCTGCAGGGCTCTGTCTATGGCGAATGAGCAGCAGGTGAGCCAAGCGATCCAGCTGGAGCAGCTGTACGCGGGCAATTTGTTCGGGGACCATGCCTACGCCTGGGCCGCGCATGAGGTTGAACGCATCGCGATCATGTATGCCTCTTTCACTCGCAGCTTAAGCGCCGCCTTGCTGGAGCGGGGAGATGCCCATCTGGCCAGCTTGCTGCTGAGGAAGCTCATGAGCAATAACGAGCTTGATGAAGAGGCGTTGGCGCTGCTGATGAAAGCATGGGCCGCACAGAAGAACAAGGAAGCTTTGACAAGCTGCTATAAGCGGTTTACCGAAACCTTGTACAGAGATATTGGCGTGAAGTCCTCGCGTGAGTCGGAGGACCTATACAACAAGCTGCTTCTTCAGCTGGATGCTTAATCGAATAGACAAGCGGAGAGCCCTTTTTGGGCTCTTTTTTGCGCTTAAATAAGGGTTGATGGGGACTGGCCGGGCTTGGTTTATCATTATCGCGTCATTGGCGACCCGTATAATAGTCCTATGCATAATAAAGGTTAACAGGAGGTTGAATATTGTTGAATTTTTTTGTGGGTAGAAAATGGATTGCGATCTCCATGATCGTATGTCTCCTGTTCTCATCGGCTGGTATGGCTTCGGCTGCAGCGAGCGCCTCGCGTTCAGATATCGATGGACATTGGGCGCAGGCTCAGATGGAGGCATGGGCGGATAAAGGCCTTATTCATGGCTATAAGGATGGCAGCATGAAGCCGAATCAGCATGTGACCCGAGCGGAGTTTATGGCGCTTGTGAATCGTGCGTTTCAATTCACGGCCTCTGCAGCCATCGACTACGTAGATCTGCAAGCGAATTTCTGGGCTTATAGCGATATCGCCATTGCGGTGCATGAAGGCTATATGGCGGGGTATGCGGATGGCACGATGAAGCCTAATAGTCCCATCAGCAGACAAGAGGTTGCGGTAGTAATGAGCAGGCTGCTGAAGCTGTCCGCAGCTCCTGCTGAGACAAGCTCGACGTTTGAAGACGCGAGCCAGTTTGCCCCTTGGAGCCAAGACGCCATCCAGGCGGTTACGGAAGCGGGCATTATGGGCGGTTATGGCAATCAAACGTTCCGTGCGAACGCCTATATTACGCGCGCGGAAGCGGTGGTGACGCTGGACCGTGCCTTAACTGGGCAGGAAGGACAGGCAATTGTCTATGATCAAGCCGGCACCTACGGTCCAGCGGAAGGGCTGCTCGCTATTGAGGGGGATGTCATTGTCAATGCGGCGAACATTACCCTGCGGAATATGGTCATTGCAGGCGACCTTCTGCTGGGCGAAGGCATTGGCGAAGGCGACGCCTATCTGGACAATGTTACGGTAGAGGGACAAGTGACTGTGCGCGGCGGCGGGCCAAATAGTATTCATCTGAAAAACTCCGTTCTCGTTGACATTGTCATTGACAAGACAAGCGGCACTGGCATGGTGAGAATTGTGTCGGAAGGCTCAACCACGGTCGCTATGGTTACCGTTCATACGCCAGCTCGCATCCAGTCGACCCAAACTGCGCCGGGAGCAGGCTTTAACCAGGTTAATCTGAGCTCCTCCCTGCCAGCGGGCTCTGAAGTTACGCTCATCGGCTCCTTCGAGACGTTGAATGTCAGCGCGAAGCAGGTAGTCGTGGCTGTGCCGCAAGGCTCGATTCAGAATGTCGATGTGAAAGCTTCGGCAACGGGAAGCTCCTTCCAGCTGAGTCAAGGCACAACCGTTAACGCCATGGTGCTGAATGCGGTCATTTCCGTATTGGGCGAGGGCGCTGTTGCGTTGGCCACGATTCATACGCCAGGCTCCAGCTTCCAGAAGGCGCCAGCCAAGACGGTAGATTCGCAGGCGACGCCATCGGCGACGCCTGCTCCAACAGCAGCGCCAACACCGGTACCAACACTGGCACCAACACCGGCACCAACGCCGGCGCCAACACCGGTACCGCCAATCATCATCTTGCCTCCTGTGCCGCCGATTCCACCGTTGCCACCGGTTCCGCCTGCACAAGCGCCGGTCGCATCGAATGTGAGTATTACGGGAACGCCGCAGGTTGGCAGTGTTCTAACGGCGCAATACACGTATTCAGACGCGAACGGAGATCTGCAGAGCGGAACGACCTTCCAGTGGTATCGCGCGGATCAAGCGGATCGCAGCGTGAATCGTACGCCGATTGAAGAGGCTGTGAGCATGTCCTACACGCTGCAAGCGGCTGATGCCGGCAAATATGTGTTTGTTCAGGTGACGCCAGGCACAACTGTTGAGCCGACTAGCGGGGCAATGGTAGAGAGCCAGGCTACAACGCTTGTTCAATATATGCCGACTGCTCCCGTTGCGGAGAACGTTGCCATCACAGGAGCTTTGGTGGAAGGGGGCTTGTTGACGGCAAGCTACTCTTATTTTGACCAGAACGGGGATGCCGAAGAGGGGACGACCTATCAGTGGTACCGCTCCGAGGATTCCGCTCGCGCAAGCCATTTAACGGCCATACAGGGAGCTGCATCCTTGACGTACACCTTGACAGCGGCAGATGTTGGCCACTATATCTCCTTCGAGGTTATGCCGAGGAGCAGCATTGCGCCTGTGCAGGGGCTGCCCGTTGTGGCTGCTGCAGCAGAAGCCGTTCAAGGGCTGCCTGTACTCATTGTGGAGGATTCATTGTCGGCCAGCATGCCGGTGATCTCCATTCAGCAGCTGGAGGTTGGCGACACCTACACGGTCTATGATACGGACAGGACAACAGTGCTGGCTCAAGGCATCGCAGAAGCGACGCAAGTCAGGACGGTGCTGGACGCTATGGAGCCGGGCATTCATTCTATCCAGGTCAAGGTAGAGCGTGGCAGCGGCGGGCAGGAACTGAACGCCGTGGCGGTGGAGCATGAGGTGCAGCCGAGGGCCATTGCTCCGCGCGATCAAATTTCCGCCGGCTCTAATCATATTGCTGTGCTCAAGACAAGCGGAGAAGTGTATACATGGGGCTCCAATTGGCACAGCCAGATCGGGAACGGCACAACAACCGCGCCAGCTATCCGATATAAGGTGACAGGTGTGCCGGAGCATATCGTTTCTGTACAAGCTGGGTTCGGCCATACCTTGGTGCTTGCCTCAGATGGGGATGTGTACCAATGGGGCTACGGCGGCATTCTGCAGCCGGAGAAGGTAAGCGAATTAGATCACATAATTGCGATATCCGCGCAAGGCGGAACGCGCAGCATCGCGCTGAAGGCAGATGGCACGGTTTGGACATGGGATCGACATAACTTCCGCCCGCCTGCGGTATTGTCAAGCTTGACGGATGTAGTCTCGGTGAAGGCGACTTATGCGGCATATTATGCAGTCAAATCGGACGGCACGGTATGGGCATGGGGAAACAATGACTACGGCCAGCTAGGTAATGGAACCATCGGCAACGGTCAAAATATAGAGGTTACGGAGCCTGTGAAGGTAACCGGCCTGGAGCATGTCACAGCTCTCGAATGCGGTAATTTGCATTGTGCGGCACTGACTGAGAGCGGAGACGTGTATGCTTGGGGCTACAATCAATACGGGCAAGTAGGGGATGGGACTGATATAACACGCACAGCTCCTGTAGCGGTATCGGTACCAGGCTTGTCCAAGGTCGTTGGGCTGGGCACAGGCCTGTACCATACAATGGCCGAGACCGAAGCGGGTGAGCTGTATGCTTGGGGAGGCAACTGGACGGGCCAGTTGGGCATCGGGCCAGGGGCGGATTCCTTTACCCCTAGCAAGGTAGAGGGCTTGCCTTCGCAGCTAGCGGCATTTACAGGCAACAATACGACTGTCCTGTTGACGGAAGACGGCACCTTGTATACATGGGGGACGGCATATAGCGGAGCATTGGGCGATGGCACACTTAACGATCGGAATAGACCGGCTGAGATTGAAGCCTTTAACCTCATGCTGGGCAATCCGATGGCTGTCATCAACGGCGCTTTAGCCGAGCATCTGCCGGTACTGACCATTGACAACATAAAGCCTGGCCAGCAGTATCAAGTGATGCTAGGCGCCGATGGCGCGATTGTTGCGCAGGGGACGGCCGTGGCTTCAGAGGTGGAGGTCATGTTGGATGCTTTGGAGCCGGGGACGTATACGTTCCGCGTTGCGGCGTCTGACGAGGGGAACGCCTTCACCAAAATGTCGAAGGTGCTGGCCTATACGGTTGGCTCATACGAGCTTCAAGCCAGAGAACGTATTTCGGTAGGCTCCAGCCATATTGTGCTTCTAGATGGCTTGGGCCATGTCTATACGCAAGGGGACAACTGGAGAGGGCAGATTGGAGACGGCACGACAGACACAAGTAACACCTTGTATGCCGTACAAGGCTTGCCGGAAGGCATTGTATCGGTGAAGGGCGGTTCGGGACACACAGCCATACTGACCTATGAAGGCGATGTATGGTGGTGGGGAGGCAGCCAGAGCATGGCGCCCGCTCGGGTAGCAGGTCTGGATCACATTATCTCCATTGCGGGTGAAGGCGGCACAGGCCTGCTGGCGCTGAGAAGCGACGGAACAGTCTGGGAGCTATTGCCCGACGCGTACGGTAATCCTTCCACGCTGCGGCAAGTAACCGGTCTGGCTGGCGCAGCCGCCATTCAGACTACTTGGGCAAACTCCAGTTTTGTGCTGACATCCAGCGGTGAGGTGTGGGCCTGGGGCTCGAATTCGGATGGGCAGCTGGGTGATGGCACGCTAACGGCTAGACAGGCGCCTGCTAAAGTGCAGGGGCTGCCTGCCATTCAATCCTTAAGCTGCGGCAATCTTCATTGCCTGGCATTAGGGGAGGATGGAACCGTATGGGCATGGGGAGGCAATCCGCTTGGCCAGATTGGCAATAACACAACAGCTAATCAGCTCACTCCGATCCAAGTGGATGGCTTATCGTCCATTAATCTGATCGGAACGGGCAACTACAGCAACTATGTGCTTGATTCCGGCGGAACCTTCTATGTCTGGGGATACAATGGCGACTTTCAGCTGGGTCTTGGCAACGATATGACGAATAAGCTGACACCTGTGACGATGACTCATACGATGGGCAATGTGCTGGCTGTCACCGGCGGTGGCGGCAACACCACGCTTGCCATTTCGAGCAATGGCTCCTTATGGCTGTGGGGCTATCCGGTCAACGGAGGCAACTATTCCACCACGCCGACGATGGTGACGGGCGTACAGATGCTGCCCGCCGAGGAGTGATTAACAAGGGCTTGAGCATATAACAAACAAGAGCGGTGCAGAGGGAGAAACTCTGCACCGCTCTTTTGCGTATTCCCATTCCCGCGCGCCATAACGACACGAGAGATCGCTATCGGCCCATCTCATCAGCAAATGAGCGCAATAGGCACACGAGGTGTCGTTATTGCAGTAACTGGTGGGTTCCAGCGCGCCATAACGACACGAGAGATCGCTATCGGCCCATCTTATCAGCAAATGAGCGCAATAGGCACACGAGGTGTCGTTATTGCAGTAACTGGAGGGTTCCAGCGAACCATAGCGACACGAGAGATTGTAATCGCCGCACCGCGCCCCTTATTCAGGGTCTTCCTTCAGCAGCTGATCCAGGCGAAGCATGTTGTGCTTCCAGAACTTCTCGTAATAGGACAGCCAATCCTGCAGCTCCTTGAGGGGCGCCGGATTGAGGCGGTTACGCGTCTCCCGTCCCACCTTGCGCTCCGTGACCAGGCCTGCTTCCTTCAATATCCCCAGATGCTTGGAGACAGCCGCGCGGCCTATTGGGAAATGAATCGTTAATCGGTTAAGCGGCAGCTCTTCCGCATCCGCCAGTAGACGAATGAGTTCGCGCCGAGTCGGATCGGCTACCGCATAATATACATCCCGTGTCTGAGCAACAGCGCTCATCATCGCTCACTCCTTCGTATGCATGCTCTTGGGTTAAAAACCTAATAGTGCCTTGATTATAGGGCTCGCCGGAGATAACCGTCAATAGGATGAATCCTTCATTGACAGGATACCAAATGGTATCCTATAATCTAATACGACACCAAATGGTATCCAATTAAAATAAAAGGGAGGCATCATGTATGCGTATATTATTGCAAATGCGGATGGACTCAGGCAAGCTGGAGATAGCAGGGAATCATGTGGACGAGCCCAATCGGTTATCCTATACTTGGCTAAGCGGCCATAAGCGGGAGGTGCAGCACGTATAATGTTTCTCCATATCCTCTCCATTATTATTCAGAGCTGGCTTCTGCTGTGGATCGCCTTTCAAGGCGCCAGCAAAATCGCGGGGACCAAGCAGCAGGTTGAGCTGTTCCAGTCCATCCGATGGCCGCAGCAGCTTCGCATAATTGCCGGTGTCGTGCAGCTCATTGGTGCGGCAGCGCTTATCGCAGGGTACTGGGCTCCCGCCGCAGCGGCTTGGGCTGGCATTTGGCTGGGCGTTACCATGCTGGTTGCGATAGCGGCGCATATCCGGGTCAAGCATTCCGCTGGGCAATTGGCGCCCGCTTTGGTCACTCTTGTGCTGGCGCTTGCCGTAGTTATTTTGTTCGCAGACGAGCTTCTGTAAGATCATAAGATGATGAGGGGTGCAATGGATATGTCCTATGTCGTGGATTTCAAAGAGGTGTCAACGGCTGGCTTGGAGTCTTCGCCCGCAGCTGAGGCGCTTGCCGGCCTGCGCGCCAATGAGGCCAGGTACTTCATGAACAAATACAAGCATGAATTTGCGGTGGTGCCGGCTGCTGACAGCCCGGAGACGCTGGAGTATGTAAGCCGGATCTTGAAGGAGCAGCGGGGAATAGCATTTGCGGCCAAGCCATTAGAAACTTCGCGTTTTCAAGTGGAAAATATACAGTGGGCCTACGTCTTCTACGAGGATGGCCTGGCGGTCAACGTCATGTATACGGTCGATGACCCCAAGAAGCGGGCGGTTGGCTTCAAGCTGTCCGAGGGAATGGAGATTCCCAAGGAGCTCGAGGAGAAGGGATTTAAGTTCGCCAGGCAGAAGTCCAAGCTGGCCGGCACGATACGAGGCTCGTTTTTTGTCATCAAGGGAGAATATGAATAGCCAATACAGATCAATTTGAGATAATTGCGAGCGCTTATGACACGTCCGAGAGGGTTCATATTGCCGCCGTCTCTGCCGATGCGATTCGCGAATACATAATCGACGGGGGCAAGATGGGGCAGGACGCGACGATGTTGTCATGGATGCCCGCAAGGAATAGGGCTGCCGTCCAGGCAGCCCTTCCTCATGCCGGTCTAGCGGCACCACAATCAACAGGACTCCGCCATAGGCGCCTTCACGGTCTCGCCCTCCACCAGCACGGGCTGATAATAGGTTTGGGCGGGCAGGTCCTTCTTCCCCTGGAGGCTCTTGATGATCCAATCTGCGGCGTCGCGGCCCATCTGCTCCTGCGGGTGAGTGAGCGTCGTCAGTTGAATATTGGCGTTTTTGGCAAAATAGGAGTTGTCCTGGCCGATGATGGACAGCTCATCCGGAATGGAGATGCCAAGCTTTCGGCAGGCATGCACGACCTCCAGGCCGACCTCGTCGTTGTAGCAGACAAGAGCCGTCAGCTCTCCTCTATGCTCGCTTAGGAAGGTCTCCAGATTGCCGAACAGGTCCGGCTTCGTATCCGTGTCGAAGGAGAGCACATGCTCCGGTAGGAAGCGAAGCTTGGCCTCCCCCAGCGCTTTGATGTAGCCCTTCATCCGATATTTCCCTTGCAGATCATCCATCTTCGCGATGAGGCCGATGCGGGTATGGCCCTTGGCGATAAGCTCCCGCGCCGCCAGATAGCTGGATTGCACGTCATCCAGGCAGAAGAACGGCACCTCCAGCTCCTCGTAATAGGCGTTAATCATCGTAAAAGGCACCTCCTGCTCCTTGAACGACAAGTAATACGCGATGTTCGGGTTATAGACATTGCTGCGGGTCGGC
This genomic window contains:
- a CDS encoding GntR family transcriptional regulator, which gives rise to MKPKYQMIIDDIKSHILSGTYKAGEQIPTESALQESYGVSRQTVRKAILELSNEGFLRSEKGSGTYVSSQYRSRSGGKKTIGVITTYISDYIFPSIIRGIESRLNEDNYSLLLASTNNDIAQEKKALEMMLSYGVDGLIIEPTRSNVYNPNIAYYLSFKEQEVPFTMINAYYEELEVPFFCLDDVQSSYLAARELIAKGHTRIGLIAKMDDLQGKYRMKGYIKALGEAKLRFLPEHVLSFDTDTKPDLFGNLETFLSEHRGELTALVCYNDEVGLEVVHACRKLGISIPDELSIIGQDNSYFAKNANIQLTTLTHPQEQMGRDAADWIIKSLQGKKDLPAQTYYQPVLVEGETVKAPMAESC
- a CDS encoding metalloregulator ArsR/SmtB family transcription factor, with the translated sequence MSAVAQTRDVYYAVADPTRRELIRLLADAEELPLNRLTIHFPIGRAAVSKHLGILKEAGLVTERKVGRETRNRLNPAPLKELQDWLSYYEKFWKHNMLRLDQLLKEDPE
- a CDS encoding response regulator, whose product is MKVILIDDEKAMHIIMTRMLAKLDDKLEVAGCFTDTASAYAYLTSHEVDLVFVDISMPRESGLAFAGRLRDAGKHTRLVFVTSHKQYALTAFDVYAFDYIVKPIGLERLGQTIKRAMGELQAEVRLAEKAEAAAPDIRFNCLGGMDIQSAQGLRAKWKSSKSMELFGYLLLHRGRLVSRARLIEDMFGDMPLKNAEVYLNTTVYQLRKVLQSFGLKESLISDSYHYALNLNEVKVDLFEFEAGCRALSMANEQQVSQAIQLEQLYAGNLFGDHAYAWAAHEVERIAIMYASFTRSLSAALLERGDAHLASLLLRKLMSNNELDEEALALLMKAWAAQKNKEALTSCYKRFTETLYRDIGVKSSRESEDLYNKLLLQLDA
- a CDS encoding phage tail protein → MSYVVDFKEVSTAGLESSPAAEALAGLRANEARYFMNKYKHEFAVVPAADSPETLEYVSRILKEQRGIAFAAKPLETSRFQVENIQWAYVFYEDGLAVNVMYTVDDPKKRAVGFKLSEGMEIPKELEEKGFKFARQKSKLAGTIRGSFFVIKGEYE
- a CDS encoding DoxX family protein, which gives rise to MFLHILSIIIQSWLLLWIAFQGASKIAGTKQQVELFQSIRWPQQLRIIAGVVQLIGAAALIAGYWAPAAAAWAGIWLGVTMLVAIAAHIRVKHSAGQLAPALVTLVLALAVVILFADELL
- a CDS encoding S-layer homology domain-containing protein, whose product is MNFFVGRKWIAISMIVCLLFSSAGMASAAASASRSDIDGHWAQAQMEAWADKGLIHGYKDGSMKPNQHVTRAEFMALVNRAFQFTASAAIDYVDLQANFWAYSDIAIAVHEGYMAGYADGTMKPNSPISRQEVAVVMSRLLKLSAAPAETSSTFEDASQFAPWSQDAIQAVTEAGIMGGYGNQTFRANAYITRAEAVVTLDRALTGQEGQAIVYDQAGTYGPAEGLLAIEGDVIVNAANITLRNMVIAGDLLLGEGIGEGDAYLDNVTVEGQVTVRGGGPNSIHLKNSVLVDIVIDKTSGTGMVRIVSEGSTTVAMVTVHTPARIQSTQTAPGAGFNQVNLSSSLPAGSEVTLIGSFETLNVSAKQVVVAVPQGSIQNVDVKASATGSSFQLSQGTTVNAMVLNAVISVLGEGAVALATIHTPGSSFQKAPAKTVDSQATPSATPAPTAAPTPVPTLAPTPAPTPAPTPVPPIIILPPVPPIPPLPPVPPAQAPVASNVSITGTPQVGSVLTAQYTYSDANGDLQSGTTFQWYRADQADRSVNRTPIEEAVSMSYTLQAADAGKYVFVQVTPGTTVEPTSGAMVESQATTLVQYMPTAPVAENVAITGALVEGGLLTASYSYFDQNGDAEEGTTYQWYRSEDSARASHLTAIQGAASLTYTLTAADVGHYISFEVMPRSSIAPVQGLPVVAAAAEAVQGLPVLIVEDSLSASMPVISIQQLEVGDTYTVYDTDRTTVLAQGIAEATQVRTVLDAMEPGIHSIQVKVERGSGGQELNAVAVEHEVQPRAIAPRDQISAGSNHIAVLKTSGEVYTWGSNWHSQIGNGTTTAPAIRYKVTGVPEHIVSVQAGFGHTLVLASDGDVYQWGYGGILQPEKVSELDHIIAISAQGGTRSIALKADGTVWTWDRHNFRPPAVLSSLTDVVSVKATYAAYYAVKSDGTVWAWGNNDYGQLGNGTIGNGQNIEVTEPVKVTGLEHVTALECGNLHCAALTESGDVYAWGYNQYGQVGDGTDITRTAPVAVSVPGLSKVVGLGTGLYHTMAETEAGELYAWGGNWTGQLGIGPGADSFTPSKVEGLPSQLAAFTGNNTTVLLTEDGTLYTWGTAYSGALGDGTLNDRNRPAEIEAFNLMLGNPMAVINGALAEHLPVLTIDNIKPGQQYQVMLGADGAIVAQGTAVASEVEVMLDALEPGTYTFRVAASDEGNAFTKMSKVLAYTVGSYELQARERISVGSSHIVLLDGLGHVYTQGDNWRGQIGDGTTDTSNTLYAVQGLPEGIVSVKGGSGHTAILTYEGDVWWWGGSQSMAPARVAGLDHIISIAGEGGTGLLALRSDGTVWELLPDAYGNPSTLRQVTGLAGAAAIQTTWANSSFVLTSSGEVWAWGSNSDGQLGDGTLTARQAPAKVQGLPAIQSLSCGNLHCLALGEDGTVWAWGGNPLGQIGNNTTANQLTPIQVDGLSSINLIGTGNYSNYVLDSGGTFYVWGYNGDFQLGLGNDMTNKLTPVTMTHTMGNVLAVTGGGGNTTLAISSNGSLWLWGYPVNGGNYSTTPTMVTGVQMLPAEE
- a CDS encoding histidine kinase N-terminal 7TM domain-containing protein, with translation MSYNLYLSVMLMAATGCSLILAYLCWQRREQPIAISYGLGLLTGAFYSMGYAFEIVSTNLEQIRFWLRIEYLGIPFGTVFWFLLVLQYTGRQALVRRRLVILLLIVPAITFIAHYTNEWHHWFYTSMSLNMSEGFPTVVLEKGPLYYLHVFFSYILFVIGMVMLVQMFRKATPSLKKQVGFMIIGSWGPYGFTLIYLSGIMYMPIDFSPFGFLFSGVFYLWGIYQFNMLRLAPLALQKVFGTMKDAVMVFDMDHSLTSYNQSAAGIIASLDQNWIGAPAPRVFGEHPVLLDKLRSVPSFTGKVQLGMQGEDRFYHVHITIIADRKQKPVGKVMLLSDVTETVRYEEKLLDSAKQLSELNLFKDKMFNRVAHDIRNPLAVLVNLMELMEDELRECGERHSGMAQEMSRQIHHTFILVEGLLDWFHSQKGGMLLHPHEVNLAAVVEASMALLGVRSEAKGIGVVSQIPEDMRLLCDPEMLAFIIRNLLTNAIKFTDAGGRVSVKAERAEPLIIVAISDTGEGIDPDQARALWQEGYSMSSAGTAGERGIGLGLAICKEFVRLNGGDIWVESSPGLGSTFYFSLPASRVEQTRQAD